The DNA region GAGGTCGGTGGACCGCTATCTGCGCCTGGAGCGCGCCCGGTTCGGTTCCCGGCTCCAGGTCGACCTGCTGATCGCGCCCGAAGTGCTGCCCGTCGCCGTGCCGTTCCTGTGCCTCCAGCCGATCGTGGAGAACGCGGTGCGGCACGGCCTCGGCCCCAAGTCCACGCCGGGCCGGGTGACGATACGGGCCGAGGACGCCGGCGCGGAGTGCCGGATCAGCGTGGAGGACGACGGGGTGGGCATGGACCCCGAGGACGTCCGCGCGCGGCTGGCCGGCGAGGCCGGCAGCGACTCGCTGGGCCTGGGCAACGTGGACGAGCGGCTGCGCGCGGTGTTCGGCGACGAGTACGGGCTCGTCGTGGAGACCGCGCCGGGCGCCGGCACCAAGGTCAACGTGCGGGTGCCCAAGTACCGGAACGGGGTGCGCGTGCCGTGAGACCGCTCAACGTCCTCGCGGTGGACGACGAGCCGCCCGCGCTGGAGGACCTGACATACCTGCTGCGCGGCGACCACCGGATCGGCCGGGTGCTCGCCGCGGACAGCAGCGACGCGGCACTGCGGCTGCTGGAGGGCGACACGGTCGACGCCGTCTTCCTCGACATCCGGATGCCGGGCCTGGACGGACTCGAACTGGTCGGCGTGCTGGGCCGGTTCGCCCGTCCGCCCGCGGTCGTCTTCGTCACCGCCTACGAGGACTTCGCGGTGGACGCGTTCGCGCTCAAGGCCGTCGACTACCTGCTCAAGCCGGTCGGCCGGGAACGCCTGGCCGAGGCGGTGCGCCGGGTCGCGGCGGCCGTGGCGGGGGCCGGGGGAGCGCTCGGCGCGGTGCCGGGCGGCGTGCCCGCCGGCGGTGCCGGCTGGCTGGCCGGCCGCCCGCGGTCCCCGACCCGGCCGGCGCCCGCATACCCGTCGACGTCGGCGGCGTCACCCGCTTCGTGGCGCGCGACGACGTGGCGTACGCCGAGGCGCAGGGCGACTACGTACGGCTGCACGCGGGCGGCCGCGCGCCGCTGGTGCGGATGTCCCTGGCGGTGCTGGAGGAGCGCTGGGCGCCGCACGGCTTCCTGCGCGTGCACCGCAGCTACCTCGTCGCGCTGCGGCACGTGGAGGAGCTGCGCTGGGACGCCGGCCACTGGACCCTGCGGGTCGCCGGCCGCGAACTCCCGGTCAGCCGCCGGCACAGCCGCGAGCTGCGCGACCTCCTCGTCCGCTGGTCCCGCGCCCCCGGCGAGGACACCCGGTGACCGTTCCCCCGTTCCCCCGCGCCCGACGACCCGCGCTGGCCCGACGCGGGCGCCCCCGCAGGCTCCGCCGACCCGCGCCCGGCCGGTCCGGGTGGCCCTGGCTGTGCATGTGCGGCCGGCCGCCGAACCTCCGCCGGCGCCGGTGATCCGCCGCCGGGCGTCGCCTCGCGCGGCGAGCATCCGGCAGCGCCTTCCGAGGCCGCCGCGGCCGGGCCCCGTGCCGTGCCGGTTTCGGCGCCGACCGGGCGGTGGCGGCATGCGGTGCGGGACGGCGACGCCGTCGGGGCGGCTCGGGGGGTGGCGGACGGGGGCGGCCCGGCGGAGCGGGTCGCGGTGACCGGGCCTCGCCGCAACCGGGCCGGAGGCTACTCCGCGCGGCCCGGCGCCGCCGACCTGCACGCGCAGCCGCGCCTCGGCCAGATCTACGTGCGCTCCCTGGTGCGCGACCAACTGCGCCTCGCGCTCGGCGTGTTCGCGGTGCTCGCCGCCGCGCTCGGCGGCCTGCCCGCGGCGTTCGCGCTGGTGCCCGCGCTGCGCACCGCCGAGGTGTTCGGCATCCGGCTGGCCTGGCTGCTGCTGGGCGTGGTCGCGTACCCGCTGATGGTCGCCGCCGCGTGGTTCCACGTACGGCACGCCGAGCGCGCGGAGCGCGAGTTCACCGAGCTGCTGGCCGGACCGCGCGCGGAGCCGGACCCGCGGCCCCCGGCCCGTCACGCCGCCGGCCGGAGGACCCCGCCGGCCCGGACGACCCCGCCGGCCCGGAGGGCGCTGCCGGATGAACCCCGCACTCGGCCTCGGCGCGCTCGTCGCCGTGCTCGTGGCGACCGTGGCGGTCGGCGTCTACGGGCTGCGCCTGTCGCGCGGCACCTCCGACTTCTACGTGGCCTCGCGCGAGGTCTCCCCGCTGTGGAACGCCTCCGCGATCGGCGGCGAATACCTGTCGGCCGCGTCGTTCCTCGGCGTCGCGGGCCTGGTCATGGCGTACGGCGTGGACATGCTCGCGTACCCGGTCGGCTACACCGCCGGCTACCTGGTGCTGCTCCTGCTGGTCGCCGCGCCGCTGCGCCGCTCGGGCGCGTACACCCTGCCGGACTTCGCCGAGGAGCGGCTCGGG from Actinacidiphila sp. DG2A-62 includes:
- a CDS encoding LytTR family DNA-binding domain-containing protein, whose product is MARDDVAYAEAQGDYVRLHAGGRAPLVRMSLAVLEERWAPHGFLRVHRSYLVALRHVEELRWDAGHWTLRVAGRELPVSRRHSRELRDLLVRWSRAPGEDTR